TCTGCTGTCGCTCGCCGGCGTCGAGCACGTGGTGCGCGGGCAGACGTTCGCAAAAGCGATGGCGGGCCACAAGGGATCGATCTGGCTCGTCGAGGGACATCTGCACGAAGGCTTCACGCTGAACGCCGATCATCTTCTGGTCGTCAGCGACGAGGAAATGTTCGGCGAGCGCCGCTCGCGGCCGCGCCGGCGCCGCGCCGGGCGCGCGCGCATGCTGAGCGCGCTGGCCGAGCTCAAGCCCGACGATTACGTCGTGCACGTCGATCACGGAGTCGGCCACTACCGCGGGCTTCGCCACATGAAGGCCGCCGGCATGGAAGGCGACTTCCTGCATATCGAATACGCGGGCGGCGACCGCTACTACCTGCCGGTCGATCGCATCAACCTCGTCGAGAAATACAGCGGTGGCACCGGCGCGGTTCCGCAGCTCGACAAGATCGGCGGGGCGAGCTGGGAGCGGACCAAACGCCGCGCGCGCGACTCGATCCTCGAAATGGCGCGCGAGCTTCTCGACCTCGAAGCGTTCCGTCAGGTCAGCAAGCGTCCGCCGTGGGCGCGCCCGGGCGCGGACTTCGAAGAGTTCGAAGCGCGCTTTCCGTTCGAGGAAACCGAAGGCCAGCTCACCGCGATCCGCGAGATCGTCGAGGACCTTGCGCGCGACCGGCCGATGGACCGCGTCGTCTGCGGCGACGTCGGCTACGGAAAGACCGAAGTTGCCGTGCGCGCCGCGTATCTGGCGGCGATGGCCGGCAAGCAGGTCGCGGTGCTGGTTCCGACCACCGTGCTGGCGCGCCAGCACTTCGAGACGCTGCGCACGCGCTTCGAAGGCTATCCGCTCAAGGTCGAGACGCTGTCGCGGTTTCACAGCAAGGCCGAGAATGCGGCAATCGTAGCCGGCCTTGCCGATGGAACCACCGACGTCGTGATCGGCACGCACCGCCTGCTGCAGAGCGACGTCGAGTTCGCACGCCTCGGCCTGCTGGTGATCGACGAGGAGCACCGCTTCGGCGTCAAGGCGAAGGAGCACCTGAAGAAGCTGCGCCGCGAGGTCGACGTGCTGACGATGACGGCCACGCCGATCCCGCGCACGCTGCAGCTTTCGCTGAGCGGCGTTCGCGACCTCAGCCTGATCGAAACGCCGCCGGTCGACCGGCTTGCGATCCGCACGTACGTGGCGCGCTACGACGAAGGCCTCATCCAGCAGGCGATCCGCCGCGAGCTCGGGCGCAGCGGCCAGGTGTTCTTCGTGCACAACCGCGTCAGCTCGATCGACGTGATGGCGCACCGCATCGTCGAGCTCGTTCCCGGCTGCCGCGTGGGCGTCGGCCACGGGCAGATGGACGAGGACGATCTCGAGCGCGTGATGGTCGATTTCTTCGAGCACAAGGTCGATGTGCTGGTCTGCACGTCGATCATCGAATCGGGGCTCGACATTCCGAACGCGAACACGATCCTGATCGATCGTGCGGATACGTTCGGCCTCGCGCAGCTCTACCAGATCCGCGGCCGCGTCGGTCGTTCGCATCGGCGCGCGTACGCGTACCTTCTGGTTCCGGGCGAGCGCATGACCGAAGACGCGCGCAAGCGCCTTGCCGTGCTGCAGGACCTCGACGACCTCGGCGCGGGCTTTCGGCTGGCCGCGCACGATCTCGAGATCCGCGGCGCCGGCAACCTGCTCGGCAAAGCCCAGTCCGGCCACATCGGTGCGGTCGGTTTCGATATGTTCCTTCGCATGATGGAGGAGGCTACGCAGGAGGTGCGCGGCATCATCCCGCTGGCGCAGGTCGAGCCGGAGATCGAGCTCGGCACCGAAGCGTTCCTGCCCGACTGGTACATTTCCGACATCGGCGAGCGCCTGATGCTCTACAAGCGCCTCGCGGGCGCGCCGGATGCGGACACGGTCAGCTCTCTTCGCGAGGAGCTCGAGGATCGCTTCGGCACGCTTCCGAAAGAAGCGCGCAACTTCGTCCGCATCATGCGCCTGAGGCCTGCGCTCAAGCGTCTTCTTGTAGTCTCGCTCAAGGCCAGCGATAACGTCGTGGCCCTGCGGCTGGACGCCCGCTCGCCGGTATCCCCGGATCTCCTCGTTGCGCTGGCGGCGCGGCAGCCCAAGCGCTACCGGCTGCGGCCCGAAAACGTGCTGATGATGACGACGGTGCCCGGCGGCTGGGACAACCTGGTGGACGATATCGAAAAGCTTCTCGACCGGCTGGAGAAAGGTGACGGAGGATCGACGGATGATCGAACGCAACAGCAGCCTTCGCCGCTCGGCAAGATCGGAAGGATCCGCCGTGCAGCGCGCTGAGAACGCACAGCGTCGCCCGGCGGCTGTCCCGGAGACGACCGCACTTCGTACGCGGCTTGCGCTGACAGCGGCGTCGATCCTGATGGTGTGCGCGGCACCTGCGGCGGCGGCCGAAAGCCCGGCGGCCAAGCCGGTCAAGCCTGCGGTCATCCAGCCGGCAAAACCGGCTGCCACGAAATCGGCGGCGACCAAGCCGGCGAAACCCGCTACTGCGAAAACCGCCAAGGCGAAGTCCCCTGCAGCCAAGCCCGCGAAACCTGGCGCTGCGACGGCGCCCGCCGAAAGCGCCGCTAAGACCGACACCGAGAACACCAATTCCCGATTCCTCGACGGTGTGGTTGCGGTGATCGACGGCGATCCGATCACGCTCCGCGAGCTCAAGCGCTACGGCACCAGCAGCGCGCCGTTTCTGCCGCCCGACGTGCGCGGAAACTACAAGATGCTGCTCGATTCGATGATCGAGCACCGCCTTCTCAAGGCCGAGTTCGAAAAGAACGGCATCGCCGCCGAAAACTCGATGGTCGATCGCTACATCGCCGGCATCCTCCAGGAAACTCATCAGACCCGGCAGACGCTCGAGCTCGACATCGCCAAGGCCGGGCTGTCGTGGAACGACTACTACGAGCGCATGCGGGAAGAAGTCGAGCGCATCCAGCTCGTCAACCTGCAGATCCGTTCGCGCGTCAATGTTCCGGAGGAGGAAGTGCGCGACGTCTGGGAGAACGACCCGAAGTACGTCGAGGACGAAAAACTCGAAGTCGGAGCGATCTTCCTCCCGGTCAAGCTCGGCGAGCCGGCGGACGCGGCGCTCGAGGAGGCCCGCAAGGTCCGCAAGGAAGCCGATCGAAACTTCGAGGCGGCAGCACGCAAATACTCGCAAGGGCCGGCCGCGGCCGAAGGCGGCCATCTCGGCGACTTCAAGCGCGGCACGATGGCGTCGCATTTCGAAAAGGGACTCGCCGGACTGAAGGAAGGCGATGTTTCCGAGCCGATCCAGGGGCCCGGCGGCTACTACATCGTCAAGCTGATCGACATCAAGGTGTCCGGCCGGGTTCCGTTCGAGCAGGTGAAGGAGGAGCTTTCCGACAAGCTCTACGAGCAGCGCCTCCAGGAACGCTACCAGAAGTGGGTCACGACCGATCTGCGCAAGGACCATCGCGTCGAGATCCTCGTCGACGGTCTTGCGCTGATTGCTGCCGACGCCGATGCACGTGCCAGCGAAGCGTCGGCAAAGCCGGCAGCGATTGCCGGCGCAGGAACTGCTTCGGCCGCGACTCCGGCGAATCCTGCAGTCGCCGGCACTGCGAGCGCGAATGCAGCCGTCGGCGGTGCTGCGGTCGCGATGCCCGCGACCAACGCTACGGGCACGGCCGACGCGCCCCGCGAGCCCGCTGCTCCGTGAAGCCGCTCGTCGCCGTCAGTCTCGGCGACCCGGCCGGAATCGGACCCGAGATCGTAGTCGAAGCCGCCACGCGTCCATCGGTGCGACGCGCGTGCCGGCTCGTCGTATACGGTGACGAGGCCGTGATCGCTGCCGCGCGCAAAGCCCGGCGAATCGCAGCCGGCGCAGCGAGCGCGATCGAGCGCATCGAGCCCGTGACCAGCCTGCGTCTTGCGGGAAGTCTGCCGAAACCGGGAAAACGCTGCGGGGAAGCGGCATTCCGCTATCTCGAGGCCGCGGCGCTCGCGACCTCAACGGGACGGGCCGACGCGCTCGCGACCGCGCCGCTGAACAAGTTCTGGCTGCACGAGGCCGGTCACCACTACGACGGACACACCGAGTATCTCGCCGAGCTTGCCGGCATGCCGGCGACGATGATGCTGGCGGGACCGCGGCTGCGCGTCGTGCTGGTGACCACGCATATCTCACTCGCGAAAGTACCGACGGTGCTGACGACCGATCGCATCGTGGCTGCCGGCCGTACGGCGTCCGATCACCTCGCGCGCTTTCATCGCATCGCGAAGCCGCGCCTTGCGGTTGCCGCGCTCAACCCTCACGCCGGTGAGGGCGGACTGTTCGGAGACGAGGAAGCGCGCATCATCGCGCCTGCGGTGCGCAGGCTGCGCGCGGCGCGAGTCGACGCGAGCGGTCCGTTTCCGGCCGACACGCTGTTTGCCGCCGCAGTCTCGGGTGCATACGATGCGGTTCTTTGTATGTATCACGACCAGGCACTGATCCCGCTTAAGCTCGTCGACTTCCGCGAGGCGGTGAACGTCTCGATGGGGCTTCCGTTCCTGCGCACGTCGCCGGATCACGGCACCGCGTACGACCTCGCCGGCAGCGGCCGCGCGAGCGCCGACAGCATGGAAGCGTCGATCCTGCTCGCTGCCGCGATGGCGGCTGGCCGCGGCGCGGCCAGCTCCGCGAAAGGCAGCGGCCACGCGCCCGGCGCGCGAGGTTCCGCTCCACGGCGCGCACGGAAAGCCGTCCCGGCGAAAAGGAAGCCGCGTTGAAGCTCAACCCGCAGATTTTCCGGGAGTACGACATTCGCGGCATTCCGGGCGTCGACTACGACGAGGAGTTCTCTGCGCTTCTCGGCCGCGCGTTCGGCACGATGCTGCGCGAGCGCGGCATTTCGCGCTGCGTCGTCGGACGCGACTGCCGCCTGAGCAGCGCCGCGCAGACCGGTGCGCTCGAGCAGGGGCTTCGCGAAACCGGCATCGACGTGACCGACGTCGGCATGTGCGCGACCCCGCTGCTGTACTTCGCCGTCCATCATCTCGATCTCGCGGCCGGCATCCAGGTGACCGGCAGTCACAATCCGGCCGACCACAACGGCTTCAAGATCGTCGTCGGCAAGTCGACGATCTACGGCGACGACATTCGCGACCTCGCGCGCCGCATCGACCACCGCATCTTCACGTCGGGAAGCGGCAGCGAGGACAAGTTCCAGATCGTTCCGGCCTACTGCGGATTTCTCGCGGAGCATTTCGGCCGCGTCGCCGCGGGCCTCAAGGTGGTCGTCGACAGTGGCAACGGCACGGCGGGTCCGGTCGCTCCGCGCGTGTATCGAAGCATGGGCGCCGAGGTCATCGAGCTCTACAGCGAGCCGGACGGAAACTTTCCCAATCATCACCCGGATCCGACGGTCGAGAAGAATCTTGCCGACCTCATCGCCAAGGTCCGCGAGACGGGCGCCGATCTCGGCGTCGCGTTCGACGGCGATTCCGACCGTGTCGGCGTCGTCGATGCGAAGGGCCGCATCGTCTGGGGCGACGAAATGCTCGTCGTGTTCGCGCGCGACATCCTCGAGCGTCATCCGGGCGCGACGATCGTCTCCGAGGTCAAGTGCTCGCAGCGGCTTTACGACGACATCGCGGCCCGCGGCGGCAACGGCATCATGTGGAAAGCCGGCCACTCGCTGCTCAAGGCCAAGATGCGCGAGACCGGCGCGCTTCTCGGCGGCGAGATGAGCGGCCACCTGTTTTTCGCAGACCGCTACTTCGGCTTCGACGACGGCATCTATGCCGGTGCGCGCATGATCGAGATCCTCGCGCGGACCCGGCGCAGCCTCGAGGACATGCTCTCGGACCTGCCGCGCAGCGTGTCCACTCCAGAGATCCGCGTGCCGTGTCCTGACGAGCAGAAGTTCCGCCTGGCCGACGCTGCGCTGCGGCGTTTCCGCGAGCTCGGCCATGAGATCGTCGACGTCGACGGCGTGCGCGTCGTGTTCGATCACGGCTGGGGCCTGATCCGCGCGTCGAACACGCAGCCGATCCTCGTGCTGCGCTTCGAGGCCAC
This Candidatus Limnocylindrales bacterium DNA region includes the following protein-coding sequences:
- the mfd gene encoding transcription-repair coupling factor translates to MISDVSTSQLRSALGEELSAYPELSWRIQGLTGGSPAYVLSRILEGLGRPTLVVTPNEKASEEMVAELQAFFGEKGDDSFLARRVHLFPCREAPLLEMVSPSVDVEASRTSTLYQLAQSKSPVLVASVDALSQWAMPPDVLASTSLYFVVGDELLLEQLVPKLEESGYRKVATVDEQGEIAVRGGIIDLWPPGFEYPIRVELGGDAIDSIRLFDPGDQRSFQPSEDLVVLPSAPVALERLADPEIRRRIGARCEELLLPSSERRRLDEYLATGVHFPGMELLAPYAYGKRTTIVDHLLASTLIVLVDPPGVETAVDSLHESLADAAEAARSAGSFHPEASLLHLDRAELHALLSRRPRIELDFAEAVESGGEPGHRTWRVDVAANTRITAARVHAKAQRGESGFAPVVDALTGARNDGNRVVLLASDPTQLGRIDHLLSLAGVEHVVRGQTFAKAMAGHKGSIWLVEGHLHEGFTLNADHLLVVSDEEMFGERRSRPRRRRAGRARMLSALAELKPDDYVVHVDHGVGHYRGLRHMKAAGMEGDFLHIEYAGGDRYYLPVDRINLVEKYSGGTGAVPQLDKIGGASWERTKRRARDSILEMARELLDLEAFRQVSKRPPWARPGADFEEFEARFPFEETEGQLTAIREIVEDLARDRPMDRVVCGDVGYGKTEVAVRAAYLAAMAGKQVAVLVPTTVLARQHFETLRTRFEGYPLKVETLSRFHSKAENAAIVAGLADGTTDVVIGTHRLLQSDVEFARLGLLVIDEEHRFGVKAKEHLKKLRREVDVLTMTATPIPRTLQLSLSGVRDLSLIETPPVDRLAIRTYVARYDEGLIQQAIRRELGRSGQVFFVHNRVSSIDVMAHRIVELVPGCRVGVGHGQMDEDDLERVMVDFFEHKVDVLVCTSIIESGLDIPNANTILIDRADTFGLAQLYQIRGRVGRSHRRAYAYLLVPGERMTEDARKRLAVLQDLDDLGAGFRLAAHDLEIRGAGNLLGKAQSGHIGAVGFDMFLRMMEEATQEVRGIIPLAQVEPEIELGTEAFLPDWYISDIGERLMLYKRLAGAPDADTVSSLREELEDRFGTLPKEARNFVRIMRLRPALKRLLVVSLKASDNVVALRLDARSPVSPDLLVALAARQPKRYRLRPENVLMMTTVPGGWDNLVDDIEKLLDRLEKGDGGSTDDRTQQQPSPLGKIGRIRRAAR
- a CDS encoding peptidylprolyl isomerase; translation: MQRAENAQRRPAAVPETTALRTRLALTAASILMVCAAPAAAAESPAAKPVKPAVIQPAKPAATKSAATKPAKPATAKTAKAKSPAAKPAKPGAATAPAESAAKTDTENTNSRFLDGVVAVIDGDPITLRELKRYGTSSAPFLPPDVRGNYKMLLDSMIEHRLLKAEFEKNGIAAENSMVDRYIAGILQETHQTRQTLELDIAKAGLSWNDYYERMREEVERIQLVNLQIRSRVNVPEEEVRDVWENDPKYVEDEKLEVGAIFLPVKLGEPADAALEEARKVRKEADRNFEAAARKYSQGPAAAEGGHLGDFKRGTMASHFEKGLAGLKEGDVSEPIQGPGGYYIVKLIDIKVSGRVPFEQVKEELSDKLYEQRLQERYQKWVTTDLRKDHRVEILVDGLALIAADADARASEASAKPAAIAGAGTASAATPANPAVAGTASANAAVGGAAVAMPATNATGTADAPREPAAP
- the pdxA gene encoding 4-hydroxythreonine-4-phosphate dehydrogenase PdxA; this translates as MKPLVAVSLGDPAGIGPEIVVEAATRPSVRRACRLVVYGDEAVIAAARKARRIAAGAASAIERIEPVTSLRLAGSLPKPGKRCGEAAFRYLEAAALATSTGRADALATAPLNKFWLHEAGHHYDGHTEYLAELAGMPATMMLAGPRLRVVLVTTHISLAKVPTVLTTDRIVAAGRTASDHLARFHRIAKPRLAVAALNPHAGEGGLFGDEEARIIAPAVRRLRAARVDASGPFPADTLFAAAVSGAYDAVLCMYHDQALIPLKLVDFREAVNVSMGLPFLRTSPDHGTAYDLAGSGRASADSMEASILLAAAMAAGRGAASSAKGSGHAPGARGSAPRRARKAVPAKRKPR
- a CDS encoding phosphomannomutase/phosphoglucomutase yields the protein MKLNPQIFREYDIRGIPGVDYDEEFSALLGRAFGTMLRERGISRCVVGRDCRLSSAAQTGALEQGLRETGIDVTDVGMCATPLLYFAVHHLDLAAGIQVTGSHNPADHNGFKIVVGKSTIYGDDIRDLARRIDHRIFTSGSGSEDKFQIVPAYCGFLAEHFGRVAAGLKVVVDSGNGTAGPVAPRVYRSMGAEVIELYSEPDGNFPNHHPDPTVEKNLADLIAKVRETGADLGVAFDGDSDRVGVVDAKGRIVWGDEMLVVFARDILERHPGATIVSEVKCSQRLYDDIAARGGNGIMWKAGHSLLKAKMRETGALLGGEMSGHLFFADRYFGFDDGIYAGARMIEILARTRRSLEDMLSDLPRSVSTPEIRVPCPDEQKFRLADAALRRFRELGHEIVDVDGVRVVFDHGWGLIRASNTQPILVLRFEATDDVSLARYRRLIETELDKLREDLPAE